The genomic segment CACCGTGGTGCTTGTGGTGGTGGTTTTCTTTCTGCGACTGTGTGTATCAGTGTGTGATACGGGCCTAAGCACACATTACACAGGGCTGGCTGGGCTTCTGGAAGAGGGAAGATGATCCCACTGTCGACACAATGTTGTAATCCCAAGAGCTCTGTCTAAACAAAGCATTTTAGGACTGGAAGGGATCGAGCCTAAGAAGTAATTTTCTCCATCCCTGTTTTTCGGTAGGACTGAATTtaaatttaccttttaaaaaggTAGTGGTctgtgctttctttctttttttttttaaagttaactaTGTATATGGAAGATTCTAAAATATTACTTGAAAATGTTTatgtttaaagtaattttaaatttctatttagaAAAATCAGTTTTAAGAGACAGAGATTTCTAGATAAGATGTTGTAGTGAGTTTGTGCTTTGCTATCACAGATCCAGATCACAATCCTTATTTGGAAACTTTGGGGCCATATTTGTTTTAGAACTCAGGTTTGGGGGAATTTTCCGAAGGTTATTCCACATATTCTATATATGCCCAGTGAGTCTGGGACGTTACCGTCAATACAATACGTTCATACTTCTTAAAGAATCATGAATATTCATGCTAAAGAAGGTAAATGATGACTATAAATCACTTCATTATCAGTTCAGGGTTTATTTTATCAGTAAATGGACTTgtaacaaacttttaaaaacagatttcagaggttttttttgtttgtttgtttttttggagctGTTGATTAGGTAGTTAAGGGATGTTAGGCCTGTATCAACTCTGTTCCAAGCCCAGAAAAGAGGATAGAGGtacaaagagaaagcaaaagaaaaacaaacaagtcaTTGCCAGGCCTAGACAGAAGCAGCACCTTATCACCATAAATGGGATTGCGGGTCAGACTGAGGCCGTAGGCCTCCTGCGTTCTGGATCCAGAAGCAGGCAGTGGCAGGTGGAGATTTGGCCCCTGCAcagtgaagggaacacaaagcgcTACGTTGAAGATGGGGGCCTGGAGCCGTGTTCAGTGTGTTAAGCCTGATGCTGGAGTGGGATTCTCCAGTTCATGGAAGGAGGCTGTTAGGTTGTCTGCTCTAAGTGGGATAATTGTGCATAAAATAATTTTCCTGTCTTTAAGTTAAGCCAGTAGAACCTCCCTGAGAAACACTGGTCTGGGCAAAAGATAAGGATCTGAattaatacaataaaaatcaacATGAAGTAGTTGGGTTGATAGGAGAGACTTTAGCAAGGAGAATAATGGAAGATGACTCTAAGGTTTCTTAAGTGATTGGGTGGGTACTGTAGTCATTGCCTGAGCGCGCATGTACCAGAGAAAGAGCAAGATTTGGGAAACAGACATTTGTCAGTTTTGGAGATGCTGAATTTGAGGGACTAGTGTGTCAGTAGTGGGGAGATGTTATATTTTTGGTTCATGAGCTCAGAGCAAAAGAGTGGAGTTAGAAATATGAAGCTAAACATAGTAGTAGTTAAAATGAGGAAAGAGGCTGAAATTTTCTAGGCAGAGCATTAAGGATGGGAAGAGAGCTAAGGACAGGACACTGGGAACCACTATCATGTTTAGAGATAGGAATGCCagcaaagaagacagaaaaggaacaGTCAGAGGTTGGGGAAGAACCCAGCGAGACAGGTATCAAGGGACCAGAGGAAGAGACATCAGGGTGTAATCATTAGTGCCACATTCTTAGAAAGTTTGTCCTTTTCAGTCAGACTGTAGTCCTCACAGTTGCAGTGACTGTGACACTGTACCCTGCTAACTCACAGAGGAGATCTGGGTTTGAGGAATGGATTTTTAGAAAATTCTGGTAAACTTGGGCAGTGTTAAAAGGTGGTAGGAAAGGGGCtgttagagagagagaggttggaacagaggagagaggagatgaaTGATGGGGCAAGGTCCTGATCCTAGAGGAGACACAGCAGGAAACTAGCCCTACAGAGAAAAACGACCCCCATCCTGAGAGTCAGGAGAGTGTGGGTGCAGACTCGACATGCTGCTCCAAGATTGCTTCGAATAGCTGGGTATTCAGAATCATCTTTGATAGATTCCTAGGGGAAATTTTTGCTGATTTGAACGTTCTTAAGGAATAACTGTGTCTGACAAATGCATAATATCctgttttgaatattaaaattgcaACAATCTATAACTAGGTTTGAggcatgttttcagttttttttaaaaagcattaagaaTATGACAATAATTATTAACATTCTATATAAAAAATCGCTAACCAACAATTGCTCGGTGCTacaagcagaagcagcagcagggaaCTAACGAGAGCTCTACTACTCCAGTGACTGTTCTCTAACGTAGGTGGGGGTGTGTGAGGTGTATTCATGGTAGAAGGGGAGTGATGGTTTCCCAGGAGTACTTTTATGCCCCATGTGTGAATCTGGAGGTTACCGCTTACATTTGTAGCGTCAGAACCCATTCATTTGCTTAACAGGTGTTTTTTTTGAGACCTCCTATAACAAGTACTTCTAAGACCCTGGAGATTTGTGTGTCAATAAAAGATTTCTGCCATTTTAGAATTTACATTATAGTGGAGGGGGCCAGGTGATAAACATCAACATAATTATACTCTGTTGTATGTTGGAAAGCAATAAATGCTATGGGAAATAAAAGTTGAGCATAGTAAGATGGTGGGTGGAGTGCTGAAGGGTGGAGGTTATGGTAAGATACCTGGGGAGAGGGTGTCTGGGCAGAGAGAACAGCTAGGACAAAGGTCCTGGGGTAGAAGTAGTCCCGACATGTGAAGAGGCCGATGTGGGTGGAGTGGAGTAAGCAAGGGGAGGAATGGCGTAGGAGATGAAGGCAGTGAAGGGAGGATGAGGGTCTAGTTTTGCACATGTTGAGTGTGAGGTGCCTGATGGAAATCCAAGTGGAAATGTTGAGATTTCTGAGTCTAGAATTTTGGGAAGGAGTGGGGCTGGAAATATACAGCTGGGAGAGAAGTTTGGCATGTAGATAGTATTTGAAGCTGTGAGACTGGGTGGAATCTTTGAGGGAGTGAATGCAGATAGAGAAAGGGGTCAAGGACTGAACCCTGAGGTGTCAAGACATTAAGAAGTCAAATGGTTGGGAAGGAACCAGTAAAAAAGGTACACAGTGACCAGTGGAAGCCAAATAAGACAGTGTATCAGAAAGGATGGGGGAGAGATGAACTGTGTCAAATGCTACTGGGTGGTTAAGATAAGGACCAAGAATCCACCACTGCATTTAGTGAAGTGGAGGTCATTGTTCACGCTGAAGATAGATTTAGGTGGAGTGGTGGGGGCCAAAGCCAAGTTGGAGCGGGCTAGGGGGAGAGTGGGCGGAGAGGGTTTGGAGGCAATGAGGAGTACAAAGACCTAGGACCCTAGCTGGTGGAGGAAGTATGTAAGTGAAGGTGCTAGAGGAAAGATCAGTGTTTCTGTGTTGGTGGGAATGATCtggcagaaagaggaagaggagagaattgCTGGAGCAGTGTCCACATGCttggttctttctctttcccttcatctCAAATCTGGTTAGTTTTGCTTATTGGAAGGCAAATTAATTTAGCTTGGTCTTGGCAGGATGACTGTAAATCTTTTTCACTTCACCTTTAGTTCCCTTGTCTTCACTGGTAGGGCTGGGGCAATGTAAAGTTGTAATCGTGCTGTGAAACCCATGTGAATAGAGTGATAGCCATAACTTTGAAAAGGCATAAAATCCGTTAAGATTGCGTTACATTTGATTGCCTAGTCCAGTTATCAGTCTTCACTTCCAGTTTTTTCTCcagctttactgaagtataattgacggAATTATCTACTTCTGAATTTGATAAAACAGAAAGggcccccttctttttttttaaaaaaaagaattatagtcAAAGCTTGAACTAgcatttattctcactaaaattttTCATCTGGGTTATCATCTGGTAATAGTTACTTTGTAAGTAAAACACTACTAGTAATAAGCATTTAGTAATTGTTAGCTCTTAACAGGAATCTACCCCTTAGCGTAGCAATAAAACCAGTGTATTGAACAATGAGATTAGCCTGCACATGGTCAATAGAATTCTTGTGTGTTGAGCCACACGAAATTATGTGTAAAATGCTTGCCTCTAACCAGATAGTAATCTCTAGATCCTCTTAACACATTCTTGTCCTCTTCCTCACCTTTGTCAGTTGGACTACAATACACATTTCCTGCAGCCCCTACTTACTGCTTCTTCAAATTTAATCTCTGAACCCAGAGAGTatgtttttattctgatttcattaGTATGTTTGAGGCTAGAAGAGAAAGTGGTTGAAATGCCCAgctttttagattccccatagaGCAGACTGTTGACATCTTCTCACTCAAAACATGCAATTAACTAGCATGAATGTTTAGCACAGATTACTGTAAAGAAGTGTGCCTAAAACAGCAGATGTATATTTTGCAGTATTTTAAATCTTAGATGCTAATTTTTAAAGCACTAATAAACCTCAGCCAGAGCATTTTATTCTTCAATTATATTAGATAAGAACTTACTATAATTACGGTTCTAACCTGAAGTTTCTACCCCGAAATCCTAAGTATAtcctgccctgtattctttgctAATCCTCTACTGTAGCTTTTTAATCCTTGAAACCTCAGCTCTGTTTTCTAGTATCAATTGTCTACTTGATTATTTTGCCTGCTCGTGAGGTTTTACCCACAGTGCATGAGCATTAGCGGCGCTTCTGCGCTCATACTCGAACGTTTAACGAGATATTACTCATAATgaattctccttctcttcctaatTATTTAGCTCTGTAAGAAGCATCATTTTGGAATTAACAAGCCAGAGAAGATTATACCATCTCCTGATGATTCAAAGTTTCTACTGAAGACCTTTACGCATATTAAATCCAATGTGTCTGCTCCtaataaaaagaaagtaagagTTTAGTTGATATGGGCTTGAATTCACCTTTGATTAGTTTCAAATTAAGGGGTGATTTTTCTACTGGTAAACTTATTTTCCAACTACTTGTTATATTAAAGCACTGTCTCTGCATGTCCTTgggataattttcatttttctcctaagGAGTTGTGTATTATCCACATGATGCTTTCCATTTAATTCCTGCAGTAACAGTAGATTAATTTCTTATAGGTTAAGGAAAGTAAGGAAAAGGAGAAGTTAGAGAGAAGATTACTTGAAGAGTTGCTGAAGATGTTCATGGACTCGGAATCCTTTTACTATAGCTTGACCTATGACCTGACCAATTCAGTGCAGAGGCAAAGCGCTGGGGAGAGGGACCCCCGTCCCCTCTGGCAAAAGGTACCTCTCATAGCTCAGAGCAGGGTTTGCCCCCAGAACAATTTATGGACCTGTTTGGCTTCTGTAGGAAAACTAAAACAACATGTTTCTGAACTGTTTATTCTGTCTTTTCCAGGTTGATGACCGATTTTTTTGGAATAAATACATGATACAGGATCTCACTGAGATTGGTGTGAGTAGTTGTTGCTAAAATATTCTAAGCTAGTTGTAGTTGttaagcaaatatttttaaatagtactaaaataaaattaaaatgttacgtTAATGTTTTCCCCTATAGAATGGGAATCATTTAGCTAGGGAAAACCAAGTCACTGTTTTAAGGTATTTCACAATTCGACAGTTTGGCCACAGGCCTATGTTTTTAGCAGCTTCTCATAGGATAGTCCTAATTTAAGGCTGTGGAACTAATGTCCATAAGAGTTCCTGTAAAAGAGTTATTTTGTTTGTACCCATTGGAAATGTTGAAGCCCAGTTTTCCTTTAATGATGTCAGTCATTTAActgttctgtttcctcatctggaaattgGTGCAGACAGATCTCTAAGAACATTCCAGTACTGCCAGTATTTAAATCAGAGAAGACAAGGAATATGATGAGATTATTGCTTGAAGTTCCTTCTAGTTTAATATTTACCTTCCCCCTTTACTCTGCCCTGTATGTCGGAGAATTGTGACTGTCTAAGgacaattcatttattcagtcaatcAGCCAACATTTATGGAAAGCTGGCTATGTACCAGTTACTGTTTTGGACACAAATTGAGCAAGAAGCTGAATAAAGTCACAAATTATCTTTTCTTAACCTTTCAGAAAGTTGaaacttttttcctttgtgtttctccTTGGTGGTGGTTAGTATAAatgattttgacttttttttggtgggggtaggtaattaggtttacttatttatttttagaggaggtactagagattaagcctaggatctcgtgcatgctaaacatgccctctaccacttgagctgcaccctgcccctcaccctcattttgacttctttatcTAGTGGTGTCTAAAACTAAGTATCTATCATGCTTCTGAGAATGAGGCATGAAAATGTTCTCACCTCTTAATGATGCTGTTCAAACCATGACCACCAAATCTCAATGACAGGGGAGGAAAAATAAGGGTGCTTATAATGAGTATTTGTTCTGTTTGCTTATGTCTTGAGCTCTACTATGTTTTGTAGAGTTTTTGTCAGGCACTTAGCAATACCATTTAAAACTGATGACTTACTGTAAAGGTAGCATTTGGCActatacatttttgtttctttcaagagTCTTACAGTTATTGCTAGAACAAAAATACGAATAATGAGAATGATGAtaagaataatgaatgcagataaAGCCTTCACTGTTTTCAGTTCTAACCATCTTCCTAAGATCCTCTCTGCAGGCTCCATAAGATAAAACCATGAACAATATGGTTGTGGAAGAAGAGGTGGATTTGAAGTTAATACTGAGATTAAGGCTAGATAGAACTGCGGAGACAGGGGAGAAAGGAGGACTAAGAGCTCTTTTCATCCTGTACTGTCTCTGCGTGTAGTCAGTTGAGAAATCTGAGTATTCCTAATCTGAGAGACACAGAAGAGGAAATCTCTGACTTTAATTACTTCTCTCCTGATTATGTTGGATGGCTTTTTAAAGTAAGATATTTATGGAGAGGATTTTTTGTTTGGCGGTGAGGGGGATGGTTCACTTACTATTTGAATTTTAGCCTGGCAAAATccaagatttttttctaaagtagGAAATAGAATAGGCCTCTGTATTTCATAATAAAGTGATCAGAGTTggttgtattttattaaaggctTAATACAGTTGGGAATTGAAAATCGACCTTtaagctttgtttttttctaggccaacaaaaataccataatagctacatttgttaaatttttactataaggcaggcactgtgctaaatccTTTTAGATTTTATGTGtttcatcttcacaacaaccttataaggtagtttttcttctttcacgAAGCAGGACATCGAGAGGCATGGTATGGTTAAGTGATTCACCTCAGTGAGGGAGTAAGTGGTAGAGCTTCGATGTGCACTCTGCAGTCTGGCTTCTATGCTGTGGTGCCTCTCAGGCAGCTCCTTTTCAGTGACCACCATAAAAGTAAAGGAAAGACTTTCCCTTCACTCCTCTCCCTCCATTCCTTAATGTTCTCcaataaacagaaaatatgtTGCCCAATAAGCAGAAGATATGGTTAAAGGATGGAAGGTTTCTGCTTCTAATAAGCTGACAAGTATGTGATAGCTACTGTTAGGGTTTAAGGAAGTAGCAGTGCTGTACAGAATAGAAACAACATGATATTCATATTACTTTCAGACACCGGATGTGGACTTTTGGATTATTCCCATTATCCAAGGTTTTGTGCAGATTGAAGAACTTGTGGTTAATTATAATGAATCATCTGATGATGAAAAAAGCAGCCCAGAGACCCCCCCTCAGGAGTCTACCTGTGTAGATGACATTCACCCACGATTTCTTGTGGCTCTCATTTCACGCCGAAGTAGGCACAGAGCAGGTGAGTGGAGGCCTATTATAGTGTGCAAATCAAATCCAGATGAAAATGGAACATCTGCAGATGTATTGAAATGCTAATGACAATAATGGATTTGGAGACACAGTTGGCTTCAAAGTGCTCAGTGACTCTAATAGTGTCATGTAATTGGGGACCAATTTTTTGGAGAGAAGTGAATGGGGGAGAGTtaacaaaaggagaaagaaaaggaaatgtatatatttggaaaagagaagaaagtcaCTTGGGATGTGCTTCGAAACACCATTGTTCCTACTGACAGCATGTATCacagtaataaatccttcctgaGTGCTAGTACCTTTGGGAAAACCATTCTCTTTCAGTTCACAGGAACTATCTCagcttcagctttttaaaaacaatggtGAGTTTCCACTTCGGCAGCACATGtactaaaattggaatgatacagagaagattagcatggcccctgcacaaggatgacacgcaaattcgtgaagAATTCCATATtttttatgttcatgtataactgaaagtttgtgctctatactggaaattgacacaacattgtaaactgactataactcagtaaaaaaaaaaatggtgaataCAGGCATGATTTTGGGTAAGTTGATACTGTTCTGCCTGGCAGTTGCACG from the Vicugna pacos chromosome 11, VicPac4, whole genome shotgun sequence genome contains:
- the INPP5F gene encoding phosphatidylinositide phosphatase SAC2 isoform X4, whose translation is MELFQAKDHYILQQGERALWCSRRDGGLQLRPATDLLLAWNPICLGLVEGVIGKIQLHSDLPWWLILIRQKALVGKLPGDHEVCKVTKIAVLSLSEMEPQDLELELCKKHHFGINKPEKIIPSPDDSKFLLKTFTHIKSNVSAPNKKKVKESKEKEKLERRLLEELLKMFMDSESFYYSLTYDLTNSVQRQSAGERDPRPLWQKVDDRFFWNKYMIQDLTEIDTGCGLLDYSHYPRFCAD